A stretch of DNA from Hyphomicrobiales bacterium:
AGAGCGCCAGGAACGCACCTGAAATCGGCATCGAACCGAGGTGCAGGGGCACGAATTCACGTGCCAACGGCACATCGATCATCAATTCCTGTCTGTGGATGGCGACATCGGAAAAGCCGGCGCTGTCCACCTGAGAAGCCAAATCATCGGCAGATGGTGTCTCTCTCTGAGAGCGTTGCTTTTGGGCAATTTCTGGCGAGATGTGCTTTGCGACGGCGGTGCATATCGCCCGTGTATAGGGGCTGTGACCAACCCAGATCGAGAAGGCCATGCGCCCTTTCGGGGCAAGAAGACGCCGGAACTCATCCAGTGCAGCCGGCTTGTTGGGAAAATAATGATAGCCGTGCTGTGACATGACCACCTCGTAGCTGCCGGAGGGCAGCCCGCTGTTGGCGGCATCTCTCTCGATCCAACCGATATCGAGCGCGTCTGCCAGATCTTTCGCCTTGGCGAGCATGGCGGCATTGATGTCGAGCCCATCGACCCGCCCGCCTGGCCCGACCCTACTTTTGGCCAACCTTGTCGTGACACCGGTTCCGCAGGCGACGTCCAGCACCCTTTCCGACGGCTGGAGCGACAATAGATCGACGAGGGCTTCTGCCCATCGTCCAAACCACAAAGGCACCATTACTCGTTCGTAGATTTCGATCGCGCTGCCTGCCAATTGAAATGTCAATACATGCTCCCTGTTCCTTCGCGCGTTGATAAGCCGAATTAATGAACCCGGAAAAGAAGACCCGCCAGAATTCAGGGTAGTGACGGTCTCTGGGAACGTCAACTTTGTCCGCACTCTCGTCATTCCTACGCAACGCGGCGAATGACCGCTTTGGTCCGTGGACGGGCGGTCATGACTCAGAAACATCCCTGACAACGTCCTGAATACGCTCAACGTCGGCCTCCAACGACGAGCGTTGCAGAGGAGACAAGCGCTTCTCCTTCAGCAATGTTCTTGCGTCATCGGCTGAACGCACCCATGCTGGCCGATGTCTGGAGGTGATGCAGGCATTCGGACAACGGGTTGGCTGACAGAGAGCCGTCAGCGGCATTTTGCGGTCGACGCCCGTCGCTTGCTTCAAACACAGGGCGGTTCCGGGATCGAAGAAGCAGTCGGCGAGCACGCCGACATGCAATGTCCGCGCGAGGCTCGCGAGCATGGTGCGGATCCGGGCGCGATCAGCGATCATGGCCGGAAGCGGGCCGAGATCGTCCGATATGCTGTCGAGCGTCTTCGCGATACGTGCCGCCGCCGGGCCGGACAGCGTTGCACCGGCCTGGCGCTCATCGAAATATGTTAACAGGTCATCGAGCTGGCCGAGACTACGCTGGTTCTCGACTTCCGCCCGAAAGCCCGAACGGTTGGAGCCGGCATAGCCTTCGAACGCGGCGACGGAGGCATGCTTATACTGGATCATGCCGGCGATAGTGCCGAAGGGCCGGTTGGCGATGTGCCATGCGATCGTTCGTCTGAATTGCCGCGTCGTGATCCGCCAAGGCTGGCCACCAGGTCTATTCGGGATCGCCGGCCTCTCCGGTGTGCCGAACAGATCGTTGAGATGATCTCGGAAGCGGTTGAGCTGACGGACGATCTCGGCCGAGAGGTGGTCCTTACAGTAGGACTTCGCGGCCAATACCGGCCAAAGGGTCGTGAGATCACGAGCCGATGCCGAGGGAAACGATAGACGTTCCAAGACCTCGATAGCTTTGGCAACTGGCTCGATGGTGATCCATTCGGCAGGCTCACCCTGGCTAGACTTGCCCTTGTAGGCGACCGACCGCACGCGATGGCGCATGATCATGCCATCTTCACTGCGCGTCAGGGAAAGGCATCCACGCTGCATCGCCTGGACTTCGCAGTCCCGCATGCCGGTCAAATAGGCGCACAGGATATAGGCGGCTGATTGCAGCATGCGCTCTTCCGCCGCGAGGGTCTTGGCGTCGAAGCGGGGTCGCCAGGGCTTGCCGGTCTCGGGCAGAATGGAGATCGGCGTATCCATCCCGCCGGCTTCCACACCGAGTTCGCGTAGGGCGGCATCGATGAGATCGGGCGCACCGCTTGCGAGTTGAACATGCATTCGCTTCTCGGCGCGGGCGTCGACACCGATGTGTAGATGAAGCAGGTGGGAGTTGACGGGTGGCGACAGGTCTCCTGTCTCGGGATGCCGGAGAAATATGCCGTTATGGGCGGTGCCCCAGATCGGCACCCCGCGACCTTCACTGCGAAGCCGCCTGAAATAGTCCTCAAGCCGGTTACGCTGCCGGCGCCGTCGGTCTTGACGTTCGAGGACGCTGTCTTGCTCGACGAGCGTGGCGCAATGAGCTTCGAGACAATCCATCTCCTCGCGGGCTGCGAAGATATCGGCGGCACACTCGGTGACATAACGGATCGACCAGGCCAGCAGCGGCGATATGATCGCCTCGGGAATCCGCGGTGTCCGGTTCTCACGAACCTGACGATAGCCCGCGACGCGCGCAGGAGGTCTTCCGGCCCACGGCTGGAATGACAACCCTCCGGAAGGAAGATCATCGCGATAGGCATAGAGATCGAACGGGACCTCCAGCAGGTGGGTGACAATGACCGGCCGACGAGCACGGTCGGCCTTGAGGTGGCGGGCATAGCGGTCCAGAAGTGGCTGGTCGACACGGTGGAGATCGACCATACCGAGTTCATCACGCACGAACTCGAAGAAGCGTCGTGCGCGGTTGAATACCTGTCGGACACTACCGGGAGAAAGAATCTTGCGGTGACCCGGCAGGTCGACGTTCAGCCGGGCATAGAGAAGTTCGCGCAACGCCTCGCGGACGCTCACATCCTCGACGGCCCCGAAATGCACGGTGACATGACAGCGACGGGCGCTCTCGCGAAACACGGCCGGTCCGAGATCCCAGCTCGGATCGCTGTAGCGCGAAAGAGCTTCCCGCGCGAAACCCGGCTTTAACGGGGCGGACGCAAGAACTGGGCGCAGATCGAGTTGCCGGGAGGTGGAAGCTGCTCGCGACAATCCCCTCATTGCCGCGCCTCCGGCGGCAGATAAAGGGTATGCACTTCCGCCTCACGGCGGGCTGCGGCAACCATGCTCTCGGGAAATGCAGGCAGAACTTGCCCGGCGATGCGAGCATGGGCGCGGCCAAACTTCATCGCCCAGTCTGAGGCGGAGAGACCCGCCCGCTGCTCCTCGATAAACTGCAGGAACGCGATGATCGCCGGCAGCTTGCGCGCGGTGATGACCGCGTTGCGGCACTCAAGACAGCCCCAGAAAGGTTGCGGGCAAGGCGCTCCTGGCTCCCCGAACGGGCTGCGGTCAAAACCAGAGCATGCCGCCAGCCAAACGTCCTGTTCACCACGCAGGACACTATCGCGGTCCTTGCGTCGTCCTTCGGGCGGGGCATCGCATTGCCGCCAGGAATCTTCCTCGGCAGGCGTCAGGACGATCGGACCGGCGGCCGCCGCGACTTCGGAAAATGCCTCGGCAACAGTGGCTTCGTGCAGCGGTCGGAGCGAGGGGATGTCCGCGTAGTGGCGTGCGGCGATCTCCGGCGTATGCCCGACGGCGAAACGGGTCATATGGCCCTCGGTCTTCAGATACCAGAGTGCCTTGTGGGTCTTGCGCAAGCGGGAAAGCACGAGGCGAAGAGGCTCACCATCGTCATCGACGAGATTATGCCCCTTTATCCATCTGGCTACGAGCTCCTGCTGATGCTCCAGACCTGCACGAAGCTGCTTCCGCCCGGTGTAATAATAGAGCCAAAGGTTCTCGCTTGGGACGAACTGCCGTGTGAATGCCGTTGCCTCGATCAGCTTGCGGATCAGACCGCCCGGTGTTCCGATCCCGCCGTCACGGACGCGAATGTACTTGTGCTCAGCGCCGCGGGCACGCCGCTTGACATACGCGATCTCGATCGTGCCGGGTCCGGGGTTCTGAAGACACTCGATCGTCAACGCCTTGCAGCATTCGAGCTCCAGGCCGGTCTCGAGAGACAGGAAGGTCAGAAGTGGTGGAATATCCATTGCACGCAGATGGAAACGTGCGTGTAGATCTTCAGCCAGGGCTGAAACGGGAAGATTGCGCCGTAGCCTCATGAAATAGAGGCTCTTGAAGGTGCGGTCCCCACTGCTGAGCCTGCCGGAGGCAACAATCCGGGCGTTGGCTTCGTCGGTCACTCTGCGGAGATTGGCGTCACCGTCGTCACTATCGAGCGGCTTCCCGATCCGTCTGAAAATCTTGCCGATATCGGCGCGGGCAGCATCGCGAAGTTGCCTTGCAACGAAGGGGCCATAAGCGTCACGGGGCTGCGAGCGACCGACGGATCGTGCAATGGTATAGGCCAAACGACGACGGACGCTCTCGTCCAGAAGACCAGGCTGGTCGGTGTCGATCGAGCGCAAGGCGAGGATGGCCTTGGCGAGAACGGTATGCCGGTGAATAGGCTTCATCCCGCCAGCTTCGAGAAAAGCTTCGTATCCCTCGATGTCGTCAGCGCGCAGATCGGCGGGTGTCTGTGCCGTGGAGTGCTCGCCCAGATACGCGAAAAACCTGAGGTAACCTTGGAGGTGCTGTTTGATGGTGCTCCGCGCACCTAGCGGACCACCGAGCTCGGACTGCCGGCGCAGAGCCGCTGCAAAAGCGATGGCGAAGGGTCGTGGGCGCGCGTCGGTGAGGTCAACTTCGAGGTTTCCGCCGTAGCGCGCCTCGATGTTGAAGCGCAGACCGAGCACCTGATCGCTGGCGTGCGGGGGAACAACGCCATCGGCTGGCGCAAAACGGACTGAAGTTCCCTTGCGCGGCCGCCCGGTCACAGCGAAGCCTCCGAGGGAAGCAGCCCCAAGAGTTCCTCGACTGCTACGTCAACGGTGTCGGCACGTGTGGCGATGTGGTCGAGGTAGATGTAAGTTGTCGTCAGGCTGGCATGACCGAGGAGCCGTTGCACCTGCTGGAGAGGATCGCTGAGAATCTGCCGGTATCCCTCCATCGGTCCTGCAGGCAGCGCGGCATCACGGATGCGGTGCTGAATGAGCATCGCCAGC
This window harbors:
- a CDS encoding methyltransferase domain-containing protein is translated as MTFQLAGSAIEIYERVMVPLWFGRWAEALVDLLSLQPSERVLDVACGTGVTTRLAKSRVGPGGRVDGLDINAAMLAKAKDLADALDIGWIERDAANSGLPSGSYEVVMSQHGYHYFPNKPAALDEFRRLLAPKGRMAFSIWVGHSPYTRAICTAVAKHISPEIAQKQRSQRETPSADDLASQVDSAGFSDVAIHRQELMIDVPLAREFVPLHLGSMPISGAFLALSDVAKERLIDDVEDALSGYVQGGRIVYPDAVHVVIGFK
- a CDS encoding integrase, with amino-acid sequence MRGLSRAASTSRQLDLRPVLASAPLKPGFAREALSRYSDPSWDLGPAVFRESARRCHVTVHFGAVEDVSVREALRELLYARLNVDLPGHRKILSPGSVRQVFNRARRFFEFVRDELGMVDLHRVDQPLLDRYARHLKADRARRPVIVTHLLEVPFDLYAYRDDLPSGGLSFQPWAGRPPARVAGYRQVRENRTPRIPEAIISPLLAWSIRYVTECAADIFAAREEMDCLEAHCATLVEQDSVLERQDRRRRQRNRLEDYFRRLRSEGRGVPIWGTAHNGIFLRHPETGDLSPPVNSHLLHLHIGVDARAEKRMHVQLASGAPDLIDAALRELGVEAGGMDTPISILPETGKPWRPRFDAKTLAAEERMLQSAAYILCAYLTGMRDCEVQAMQRGCLSLTRSEDGMIMRHRVRSVAYKGKSSQGEPAEWITIEPVAKAIEVLERLSFPSASARDLTTLWPVLAAKSYCKDHLSAEIVRQLNRFRDHLNDLFGTPERPAIPNRPGGQPWRITTRQFRRTIAWHIANRPFGTIAGMIQYKHASVAAFEGYAGSNRSGFRAEVENQRSLGQLDDLLTYFDERQAGATLSGPAAARIAKTLDSISDDLGPLPAMIADRARIRTMLASLARTLHVGVLADCFFDPGTALCLKQATGVDRKMPLTALCQPTRCPNACITSRHRPAWVRSADDARTLLKEKRLSPLQRSSLEADVERIQDVVRDVSES